From one Trifolium pratense cultivar HEN17-A07 linkage group LG1, ARS_RC_1.1, whole genome shotgun sequence genomic stretch:
- the LOC123920582 gene encoding uncharacterized protein LOC123920582, protein MTNETTETTTMVTSQQVVEFSEPSKKPIIPFFPNFNFNFQIPQFPFPQFLPKNHRHDDAGGADKNNETPQLQSEGGQPGPNVVTFPKSQQVVVPSPLQAEADANSSTAKTSHPIVIYQVYAIGAFFLSQWIWARWNERKARGGSPDDEGRGPQDNK, encoded by the exons ATGACCAACGAAACCACTGAAACAACAACAATGGTAACTTCTCAACAAGTTGTTGAATTTTCAGAGCCATCCAAAAAACCCATTATCCCTTTCTTTcccaatttcaatttcaacttcCAAATTCCTCAGTTTCCATTCCCACAATTCCTACCAAAAAATCATCGTCATGATGATGCTGGTGGTGCTGATAAAAACAATGAAACACCACAACTGCAGAGTGAGGGAGGACAACCTGGTCCTAACGTTGTAACTTTTCCTAAAAGCCAACAAGTTGTTGTTCCTTCACCTCTTCAGGCTGAGGCTGATGCTAACAGTTCTACTGCTAAAACTTCCCATCCTATTGTAATTTATCAG GTTTATGCAATAGGAGCATTCTTTCTTTCACAATGGATTTGGGCAAGGTGGAATGAGAGGAAGGCTCGCGGAGGGTCTCCCGATGACGAAGGTCGTGGACCTCAGGACAAtaaatag